Part of the Verrucomicrobiia bacterium genome is shown below.
CACTGGATAAGCTGTATTCATCGAAGCGGAAGACGCATGCATGCCGGCGGGACCCACCAGGTGAACGGGATAGCGTGGCCGGGAACCCGCGCCCGGAGCACCCGCTCGACCTGCAGACACAGCGGTGGTAGCCGGAACTATTCCGACACCGCAAACACCGTGCTTCGGTGAAACAAATGCCTGTTCATTCCAACAGCCCGCTGATACTGGTCCAAATTGTGCGCCCGATAATGTTCCTTCTTGTTTGTTTGTGCAGTCTTGCGGCGGGAGCCGCGCCGGTCAGCAGCCTCACACTGACCTCGTCCAGCCCCCACTTGGAAAGCGCTTTCAACTGGAACAAAGCAAAAGCGCTGAGCTGGGTGCGGACGGGTGTGAAAAGCGGCTACATTCCCTGCTACTGGGCCGGCTACAATTACCGCCAGGCTTTTTACGTGAGGGATATCGCCCACCAATGCGAGGGGGCGGCCTTATTGGGCCTCAATAATGAGAACTTCTCCATGTGGCAGGCGTTCGCCGGCACGGCCAACGAGTCGCGGCAGTGGTTTTGCCTGTGGGCGCTGGATTTCCACGGGAAAACCTACGCCGTGGATTATCGCAGCGATACCAACTTTGTTCGCGAGATTCCCGCACCACTGGAACTCGTGGACAAAGCCTACGCCTGCTATAAGTGGAGCGCCGATCCACGTTGGATCGGCGACCCGGTCCTGACGAACTTTTACCGGACCACCATGAATCAGTTTATCGCCAAACACGATGACAACGGCGACGGCATCGCAGAGGGGCATTCTATCGACATTTTCGACGGCGCCTGCGGCTCTTACTGCGAACAATCGGCCGGTGGCTATGGAGTGGGCGGCGACAACATCGCCACCACCTGGTCGGCCTACATCGCCTACGCGAACCTGCTGACGGCGACGGGCAGGCGTTCCGAAGCCGCTCTCTGCCTGGCGAAGGCCGATCGCGTGAAGCGCGAGTATGACCAGAACTGGTGGAATGCCGGCGCGGGAAATTACTACGCGGGCCGGACCATCGGCTTGACCGGCTGGATTACGAACTTTGACCAGTTTAGCAAGGAAACTTACGATTTCCAAGCGGTCAAGTGCATCGCCCAACCGGGAGACAGGGCTGATGCCATGCTGGAAAAAATAGACCATAATTACCGGGAGAACCGGAGGCATTATAATTTCGAATCCTTCACCTATTTACCTGAGGTTTTCTACAATTACGGCATGAACGACAAGGGCTGGTATTGGCTGAAGTGCATCATGGATTCTCACTATGACTATCCGGAGGTGTCGTTCACATCCGTCGAATTTATTGCCACGGGGATGATGGGCATCGAGCCGGACGCGCCGAACCACAAAATTGCCACGCTGGGCCGCCTAACCGACGAAGTGGGCTGGGTTCAACTCGATCACATCCCGGTCGGAGCCTACGACGTGCTGGTAAAGCACGAAAATTCCAACCGAACTACCACGGTCCGGAACAACACCGGGGACGCAACGCTGACCTGGGAGGCACGGTTTCCCGGCTCGTTCGAGATGCTCATTGTCGATGGTGTGCCGCGAACTGCCAGGCATAAAACTCTCAATGGCGTGAACGTTAGTTCCGTCGAAGTCCTGCTGCGCGGTGGTGAGCAAAAGACCGTCAAGGCCGAAGCGCAATAGATGCGGCTGTGGACAAATTGGCAACAGCGACCCGCGAGCGATGGCTCGTGGTTGGAAAAAGGCGCTCAGAAGAAAACACCTGTAACGGGTAAACGACCACGAGCGTGAATGCGGGAATTGCCGCCGACCGAACAAACAAAAAGCCATCAGCCGGCGAACAAGCACCGGGAATCTACCTGCAAGCTGAAGGAGAACGGGGGATCTACCACTACAAGGACTGCGAGGGGAGAATCACCTGCCATTACCATGGGTGTCCGTGGATCGCGGGGAAGCGAATCTGGCGATCGCTGGGATTTGCCTTCATGGCGCAGAGCAGCCTGAAGCTGGCACGCGAGGAATACAATCGCCGTCGCACCGAAGCCGGCGGTCAATCCAAACAACACGCCCTCTCAATGCGGGCTGGAGCCGAGAACAACAGTGAGACCAAAAAGGCCGCCGACCCTGGCGGGAAGTTGTCCGTGGCCGAAATCCTCACCCGTTGTCGTGATGCCGGCTTCCCGGACAAATACCTGACCACGGGCGCCGTCATTGATTTCGGCCCGAGCTCATGCCACGTTGCCGCCATGCAACTGCTCGAGGAATTGCGCGCCGAGCATGATCTGATTGACCAGATGCTGGATTCATTTCGGACCGCAGTGAGTCAATTCGTCGGCGCCCAAAGCGGCCCGCAGGACTTGGTTCGGTTCGTTCGCTTTTTTCGCGTGTATGCCGACCAATTCCACCATTCCCGGGAAGAGCAAGTGCTGTTTGCGACCCTGGCAAATCAACTCCATCTTCCCGGCGATCACGGCCCGATTGCCGTCCTGACCGATGATCACCGTCAATTCAAAGCCTGGCTGGATCAGATCGAGCAGTTGGTCGCGAAGCAACCGTTGCCGCCGACGGATCAAATTCGACTCCGGACCACGACCGAACAATACATCGCGGCCATGCAGCACCATATTGACGCGGAAAACTCGGTCCTGTTTGTTGAAGGCGAGATCTGTCTGCAGGATGCCGGGATACCCGAACTTCCGTCCCGGAGCCTCACCGCCGACGAGCAGCAGGTTCGGCTCCTGGCGGAAGAACTTCTGCAACGCTACCCGCCCACGCCAAACGTGGAGGTCATTCGCGGCGATGGTTGCGTCATGTGTCCGGTCTATCAAAAGACCTGCGACGGCTACGAACGTGAATGGTCCAAGGCCTCCCGGTGGGGTCATGCGGAAGACGACGATCCGTTTTCCGACGGGTGACTCAATTTCCAAAAGCGTGGCGCCGCCAATGGCGAATCTCTCAACACCTAAGAAGCATCACATCACGGAGTAGCGGCCCTTCCCGGGTGCGGTCTCCCCCAATAAAGAACCAATGACCTGAGCCGCGCAGCATGAGCACGGAGTGATGGGGTGGCGTGCGGCTTTCCGAGCAAAATTGCGGGTGCAGCGCGCAACACGCAACACGAGCACGGGACAACTCCGATTTTCCCCACCGAGCCTATCAATCAGCTCCGTGCGTGATTACGGGAAGTCGAGCCAGCGCGCTGCCAATTGCTGCTTGAGCGCCGGATAAAATTCCGGCAGTCCGGCCATCTGTGCACAGCCGGGACAGAAATACGGCCCTTTGCCCGTGTCCATGAAACGGGGTTTCAGCAGATCCAACCGGCCCAGTTGCAGGGTCGCATCAAGATTTCAGAGTTGAAGCACGGCGCGCATTTTCGACGGCTGTTTGATCAGGTCCGCCAGAGTATAGCGATCCAGCACCGCGAAGAAGGCCGACGCGGCCTCATCCAGCACGCCCCGCAATTGGCAGGCTGGGAAGATTCGGCACTGAGAACCGGGTTTGTCCGTGCAATCTATGACGGCCTCGCTTTCCTCGCCCAAGCGGACGATGTCGCCGACTCGAATCTTCTCGGGGGCGCGGCCGAGAGTGAATCCACCTCCCGCTCCGCGCTGCGTTTGCAGATAACCGCTGCACCCCAAGTCGTGGACCACCTTGACCAGATGATGACGTGAAATGCCGAACGTCTCAGCCACCTGGTCGACGGTGACTCGCTGGGGCCCGCGCAGGGCCGCCTGCATGAGCACACGGAACGCGTAATCGGAATAAGCGCTCAATCGCATCGAAACCAAGATGCAGCGGAGATTGCAAGGACACAAGCTAAAAATGTATTTGAAATACAGCTTTAACTCGCCTACGTTTGGAGGGCGTTCTTTGGTGCACTGTTATGGAAACAACTTTGGAGATCATTCCATCCGCCGCTGCGGAAATAAATCATACCTTGGAGGTGCAGGAGAAGATTCAGTTTCTGCGCCAGATGCTCCGTATTCGGCGGTTTGAGCAGGCGGCGCTCAAACAATACCAGACCAGCGGCCAGATCGGCGGCTTTTTGCATCTTTGCATCGGCCAGGAATCCGTCGCCGTCGGCACGATGTCGCTGTGCGGCGACGACGACCATATCATCACCGGCTACCGCAACCACGGTCACGCCCTGGCGGCCGGCATGAGCATGAATGAATGCATGGCGGAGTTGTTCGGCAAGGCCACGGGTTGTTCCAAAGGGAAGGGGGGTTCGATGCACTTCTTCGCTCCGGACAAGAATTTCTGGGGCGGACACGGCATTGTCGCCGGGCAGACCCCGCTCGGCCTCGGATTGGCCTTCGCGCTGAAATACAAAGGCATCAAGGGCTGCTGCCTTTGCTACCTCGGTGACGGCGCGGTCAATCAGGGCGTTTATCAAGCCTCGCTCAATCTCGCCTCGCTGTGGAGTCTGCCGGTGGTTTACATCATCGAAAACAACCAATATTCGATGGGCACGAGTCAGGAACGTTCCTCCGCCTGCCGGGATTGCCTGGCGGCACGGGCCGAGGCTTACGACATCGAGTGGGATCGGTTTAACGGCGAGGACATTTACGAAGTGCGTGCCAAAACATTGCCCGCGATTCTGCGCGCGCGAGAGGAATCGCGGCCCACGGTTCTGGAAATCGCCACCTACCGTTACTATGGTCACTCGGTTTCCGACGCCAACGCCAAGAAATACCGCAGTCCGGAGGAAATTGAAAAATATCGCAAGCTGCACGACCCGATTCAGCTTTGGCAAAAGCGATTGTTGGACGAAGGCGTTTTGACCGAAGAACAGGCAGCCGAGTTGGATGCGGTGGCCATGGCCGAGGCCGCCGAGTCGGTGCGCTTTGCCCAGGAGAGTCCGTTGCCGGAGAAACCCGACATTTTCGCGGACGTTTACTGCGAAGTGGATCGGCAGACGGCCGCCGGCCGGACCGGAAAATTTTTCTTCAATGATTGACCGCGAATTTCCATGCCTGTCATCACTTATCGCAAAGCCTTGAACGACGCGCTGGCGGAGGAACTCGCGCGGGACGAAAACGTTTTCATCATCGGCGAGGAGGTCGCGCACTACAACGGCGCTTACAAGGTGACCGAAGGCTTGTGGCAACGGTTTGGCGACAAACGCGTGCTGGACACACCAATCACCGAAGCGGCGTTCATCGGCCTGAGTGCCGGCGCTTCGATGCTGGGGCTGCGCCCGGTCGTTGAATTGATGTTTTGGAGTTTTGCCTATGTGGCTTACGACCAGATCGTCAACAACGCCGGCTGCATCCGCTACATGTCCGGCGGCCAGATCAATCTGCCACTGGTCATTCGCGGCCCGGCCAACGGCGGCACCAACGTCGGCGCCACGCACTCGCACACGCCAGAAAGCATCCTGGCGAACAACCCCGGCGTGAAGGTCGTTTGCCCCGCCACGGCCTACGACGCAAAAGGGCTGATGAAAACCGCCATCCGCGACAACGATCCCGTCTTTGTAATGGAGAACACCCTGCTCTACGGCGAGACGTGGGAAGTGCCGGATGAGGAATACTTGATTCCGCTCGGCGTCGCCGACGTGAAACGCGAAGGCGCGGATGTCTCGCTCATCGCGCATGGACGCGCGGTCATCACGAGTTTGCAGGCGGCGGAAATTCTGGCGCACGAACACAACATCCACGCCGAGGTCGTGGATTTGCGCTCCATCCGCCCGCTGGATGAAGAAACTCTCCTGCGCTCCGTGCGCAAAACCCATCGTGCCGTGCTGGTGGACGAGAACAAACCCTTTTGTGCCGTGAGCGCCCAAATCGCCGCGACCATACAGGAAAAAGCGTTCGACGATCTGGACGCGCCGGTCCTGCGCGTTTGCACGCTGGACGCGCCGGCCATTTACAGTCCGCCGCTCGAAAAACTTCAACTGCCCACGCCCGAGCGCGTCGTGGAAAAAGTTTTAAGCATTGCCTGATGCCGTTATGCCCTACATTGAAATGCCCAAACTGAGCGACACGATGACCGAAGGCACCGTGGTCAAGTGGCGCAAGGCCGTCGGCGAGCCGGTTGACGTTGGCGACGTCATTGCCGAAATCGAAACTGACAAGGCGGTGATGGAACTGGAAGCTTTTGATGGCGGAACGCTCCAGGAAATCTATGTCAGTGAAGGTGGCAAGGCACGGATCGGCGAAAAACTGGCGTTGCTGCTGGCGGCGGGGGAAGACGCGCCGCAAAAGGACGGCCAGGCTGCCAAAACGCAACAAGTCAATCCGCTGGCCGGGAGTCCGAGCCGGACATCTCCGGCTCCAGCCAAAGCGGAGAAAGCCGCCGCACCCGTTTCGCGCGGCCGCGTGAAAGCCTCGCCATTGGCGAAGAAAATTGCGGGCGCAAAACGCGTGGACCTGGCTTTGATTCAAGGTTCCGGCCCAGGAGGACGCATCGTTGCCCGCGACGTCGAGTCGGCTCCCGTTACACCGGCGGCGATCCCAACAGCGGCGGCCGCAATTCCCGTCTTGCCGCCCGGCCCCGGCGACCGGCGCATACCGCTTACCGGAATGCGCAAAATCATTGCCGAGCGGTTGCTCGCCAGCAAAACGCAAATTCCGCATTTCTACCTGAACATTGAAGTGGACGCGGGTGAACTCGTCCGGCTGCGAACACAGTTGAACGAGCACTTGGAAAAGTCCGGTCAGGGCAAACTGACGTTCAATGATTTCATTTTGAAAGCCGTGGTCGCTGCCGCCACGAAGGTTCCGCGTGTCAATGCATCCTTCGCTGGCGACGCTGTTATTGAATACACCGACATTCACCCTTCGGTGGCGGTGGCCGTTGAGGATGGTTTGGTGACGCCGGTCATTCGGCAAGCGCAGAAGAAGTCGCTGCGCGAAATCAGCGAAGCGGTGAAAGACCTGGCCACGCGCGCCCGCAGCAAGAAAATCAAGCCGGAGGAATATCAGGGTGGCACGCTCACCGTGTCGAATCTGGGCAGCCACGGTATTGATAGCTTTTCGGCGGTCATCAATCCGCCGCAGGCCGTCATCCTTTCGATTGGCGCCATCGTGAAAAAGCCGGTGCTCAACGCACAGGACCAGATCGTTCCGGGCCATCGCCTCGCCATCGGTTTGAGCGCAGATCATCGTGTGGTGGATGGCGCCACCGGCGCGCAGTATCTCGCGGAACTGCGCGGGCTGCTCGAGAATCCAGCCGCGTTGTTGCTTTAATTGAATGCTTATGAATTACGATCTGATTGTCATTGGCGGCGGTCCCGCCGGCTATGTCGGCGCCATTCGCGCCGCGCAAGTGGGCAAACGCGTCGCCTGTGTCGAAAAAGAGCGAGCCGGCGGCACCTGCCTCAACTGGGGCTGCATCCCCACCAAATCGCTGCTGCGCAACGCCGAACTGTTTCACCTGATGAAGCAGCGCGGTGGCGAGTTCGGTTTCAGCTTCGACAACCTCCGTCACGACTGGAGCAAAATCATCAAACGCTCGCGCGACGTCGCCGACAAAAACGCCGCCGGCATCGAGCATTTGTTCAAGAAAAACAAGGTGGACTATGTTCGCGGCGAAGCGTCGCTCACCGACGCCGGTGCGGTGACGGTAAAAAGCGCCGATGGGAAAACCCAGAAACTCGAAGCCGCGAAAATTCTGATCGCCACCGGCGTCGTGTCGCGGCCGCTGTCCGATTTTCCGTTCAACGGCAAAACGGTCATCAGCAGCCGCGAAGCGATGGTTTTGGCAAAGCAACCCAAAGACATCATTATCATCGGCGCCGGCGCGATCGGTGTTGAGTTCGCCTATTTCTTCAACGCCTTCGGCACGAAGGTCACGCTCGTAGAGATGCTGCCGGATCTTCTGCCGCTTGAAGACGCCGAAGTTTCGCAAGCGCTGGAAAAGACCTTCGTTAAACAGGGTATCAACGTTCTGGCAGCCACCAAAGTCGTCAAAGCCGAAGCCACCGGCCAGGGCGTGAGGATCACCGTCGAAGGGAAAAAATCTGAAACGCTGGAGGCTGAAGTCTGCTTGGTGGCCATCGGTGTGCAGCCGTTGCTGCCGGCCGGCCTGTCGCTCCAACTCACGCCGCGCGGTTTCATCCAGACAACGGATCGTTATCAAACGAGTGTTCCGGAAGTCTTCGCCGCCGGAGACATCATCGGGCCGCCCTTGCTCGCGCATGTCGCCAGTTATGAAGCGATTCAGGCCGTCGAGGGGATGTTCACCCATCACCTCCCGAAGCGAATCAGCTTTTTTCCCAGTTGCACCTATTGCCAGCCGCAAGTAGCGAGTGTCGGTTTGACCGAGCGCGCGGCACGGGAACAGGGATTGAAATACCGGGTTGGGAAATTCCCCTTCAGCGCCAGCGGCAAAGCCCGCGCCGTGGGCGAAGTGGATGGTTTTGTGAAACTACTTTTTGGCGAGCCTTATGGCGAACTGCTCGGCGCACACATCATCGGCGCGGAAGCGACGGAGATGATCGCCGAACTGGGCCTGGCGCTCACGCTCGAAGCGACCCATGAGGAAATTGTGGCCAGCATTCATGCCCATCCGACCTTGAGCGAAGCCGTCCACGAAGCCACCGGTCAGGCTTATGGGGCCGCGATCCACCTTTAGCCGATGTGAGAATTTGGCATGAAGGAAGAAATGAAACCCGTTCAGGAATCGAAGCCAGCGTCAACGTTCGACGACGGCGTCGCGTGCGATGTTTGCGGAAGGTTCGGCGCTTATCGCTTTGGCGAGCGCTTGCTTTGCCAGGAATGTTACACGGGCAGCGGTTCTTGCTGCCCGGAGTTCGGCAAAGATGATTTGTGGACATTCCTGGAAGAAGGTCCGAAGGCATCGAGCCGATCCCTCGAGTCCCAATGAAACACATAAAGAGAAAGGCAAAACATCATGGCCGACAAGAATAGCCGATTGCCACAGAATGTTCCTGGCGCCTGGTATGTGGACTCCACCTGCATTGATTGCGATCTATGCCGGGAAACCGCATCCAGCGTTTTTCGGCGCGACGAAGATAATGGCAACAGCATCGTGTTCCACCAACCCGAGACCGTGGAGGAACTGCGCCAGGCAGAGGAAGCGATGGCCGGCTGCCCGGTCGAGGCAATCGGCAATGATGCCTCCTCGCCCTCTGCGCCAACCGAGACAGCAGATTCCGAATCACCCGGGCCGGCGGTCGTCGTTCCGTCGGTTTGCGCTCCTGATCAAGCCAGCGCTAAAAAACAGGTTGTGCCTGATCGTTGACATTTCCTGAACGAAGTGGATTTATGAAAATGAGATTTTTCCCAACCATCTTGGTTGGAGCCATTACTGCGACGCAATTGGCCTGCGCCGCCTTGCCTCATGTCGAAACTCAGCTCACCTACGCGCCGAATGTTCCTCCGCCGGTTACAAGGCAGAAACCGGCCATCGTGGAGGTTAATCTGGTCGCTGCGCACAAGGTGATGCCGCTGTCGTCTTCATCGGATTACACCTTTTGGACCTTCAACGACCATGTGCCGGGCCCGTTCATCCGCGTCCGCGCCGGTGATTGGCTGCAGGTGCGAATCTCCAACACCGATCCGAGCGGCATGCCGCACAACGTGGACTTTCACGCCGTGACGGGGCCGGGCGGCGGGGCGCAAGTGTTGACCGTCACACCGGGAACGACGAACGTGGGGTGGTTCCACCTTCTGCATCCGGGCCTGTTCGTCTATCATTGCGCGGTTCCGCCCATGATTGACCACATTGCCAACGGCATGTTTGGTCTCATTTTGGTGGATCCGACGAATGGATTGCCGCATGCCGATCGCGAGCTTTACGTCATGCAAAGTGAGTTTTATACGACAAACAATCCCAACGGCGGCCGGCTGCTCGGGTTCTCGCATGAGCGCGCCATGGAAGAACACCCGACTTATGTGGTGTTCAACGGCCAGTCCGGCTCCATGTTCTTCTCCGACGCGCCGTCCGCCAAAGCCGGCGATCGCATTCGCATCTACTTTGGCAACGCCGGCCCGAATCTCATCTCCTCCTTTCACGTCATCGGGACGCTGATGCAAAATGTCTATCGTGAAGGCAGCCTGACTGACCCTGCGGCGCACGATTTGCAAACGGTGACGGTGTCTCCCGGGTCGTCAGCCATCGTTGAGTTCACGCCGGTGGTGCCGGGAATTTACACGTTTTTGGATCACGACATGGCACACGCCGACAAGGGTGCGTCAGGACAAATAAACGTGAGTGGTGCGCCGCGGCTGGACATTTACCGCTCTGCGCAGGATGGCCCGCCAACACAGTAAACCGTTACCGATGGTCAGATTTGTGGTCGGACGGTTGCGTTCTGGAGACGTGAAAAATGCAGGACGAGGACAAAAGCGAGAAACGTGTGGTGGTGCTGGGCGCCGGCTTTGGAGGGCTGACGTTTTGTCAGGCCTTCAATTGTCCGCGTGCCCGGGTCACACTGGTGGACCGGCAAAACCACCACCTGTTTCAGCCCCTCCTGTATCAAGTCGCCACTGCCGGTTTGTCGGCGCCGGAGATTGCCCAACCCATCCGCTCAATCCTCTCTCGACGAAAGCATGCTGAGGTGCTCCTGGCCGAGGTCACAGGAATGGACCTGACCCGTCGCGAAGTGCGGCTTAACCACACTGTCATGACCTACGATTATCTGGTGCTGGCCCTTGGCGGCGTGACCAGCTACTTCGGCCATCCGGAGTGGGAGCAGCATGCGCCCGGGCTCAAATCACTGGACGATGCCTTGCGAATCCGGCGTCAAGTGCTGCTCGCGTTCGAACGGGCTGAAACCGCGCTCGACGCCGGTGAACAGGCACGCCTGATGACCATCGTGGTCGTGGGCGGTGGTGCCACCGGAGTTGAACTCGCCGGTGCGTTTGCCGAACTGGCTCGGCGTGTGTTGAAGCGGGACTTTCGCCGAATCGATCCGCGTCGCGCACGTGTGATCCTGCTGGAGGCAGGGCCGCGGCTGTTACCGCAATTCTCCGAGCAACTGGCCGCGAAGGCTGCACGCCGACTGACGGCGCTCGGAGTGGAAATTCACACTCACACTCGCGTCGAGAACATCGGGGAAGGGTTTCTTGTCCTGGCAAATGGCACTCGGATCGAAAGCGCGAACATGATTTGGGCCGCAGGGGTCGCAGCCAATCCGCTGGCGCGACTGCTGGGCGTCGAACTGGACCGCGCAGGAAGGGTGCGCGTCAGTCCGGACCTGAGTGTTCCTGGCCACCCGGAGGTTTTTGTTGTTGGTGACATGGCTGTGGTTCAGGGCCACGATGGGCGGACTGTGCCTGGAGTATCGCCAGCGGCAATCCAGATGGCACGCCATGTCGCACGCGTCATTGCCCGCGAGTGTCGGGCCGGTTCCGCGAATCTCTCCGGGCGGCCCGCGTTTCGGTATTGGAACAAGGGCACGATGGCCACGATTGGCCGGTCGGCCGCAGTCGCCCAAATTGGGCGTTTTGAATTCTCGGGGTGGCTGGCTTGGGCCGCATGGCTGCTTATACACCTGGTTTTCCTCATTGGTTTTCGCAATCGGGCGGCCGTCCTTTTGCAGTGGATTTACTCCTATTTCACCTACAAAAGAGGCGCTCGCATCATCACCGGTCTGGACAGCCTGCCCTAAATTCACGCCCCGGCGACCGCGGGAAGCGCCGGGCGGGGGGGCGCTGAAGACGCAGGCACGGGCTGAAGGGATGGGGCATTCTCAAACCTCCAAGAGCATCCGCAGTGGCTTCTCCACGCCCTCCTTGATGCGTCGCAGGAATATCACGGCTTCTTGGCCGGATAGCGCAATGGGGCGTTCTTATATGGCGTGCAACCCGGGGATGCCGCTCTAAGGCGGATTCACCAGCGGCGTCGAAAGCCATGATCCGAAGACTCCGCCGTTGGTTGTGGCGAACGTTCCGCCTTCAAGTTCATCGGGCTTGAGTTTGGTTCCCCGGTTGCCCTGGGCGAATGCGGAAACTGGTTGGTCGAACTCGGCAAAGCTCAACCGAACCGCCTCGCGCAACACTGGCACAACCAAACCGCGGTCGGTGCTGACGACCACACCGATGACTGTTGCGACCCAAGTCATACCCCTTTTCGCCAAGGGATGGCGCGAAATGCCAAAAGTGCTGGCAACCTCGTTTACGGCAACCCTTTAGGGGACTATGCAAGGCGGCTTGCACGAGCGGGCACCCTGAGTAATCGGAACAGGCGCTGCGTCGCATCGGGAAGCAAGCCGCATGAGCAGCAAGGGTGGATTCAAAGCTAAAGTTATATTTGAAATACAACTTTAGGTTCGTTATCCTTTTGTTCGACGAGCGCGCCTATGAACACTGCCAGCATCAACGAACACTACACTCACGATCATGACAGGCTGGATGAGCTCCTTCACCAGTTCTTAACGCTCAAGAACTCCGACCGTGCGCAGGCGGCCACCAATTTCCGGGAATTCAAAGCCGGGCTGGAACAACACATCGTATGGGAGGAGCAGATTCTGTTTCCTGCATTCGAGGGCAAGACTGGAATGGTCGCCGGGCCGACGGAAGTGATGCGTTGGGAACACCGGCAAATCCGGGGCTTTCTTGAATCCATCGCGGACAGGCTCGTGCGCGATGACTTTGACACGACTGACGAAGAAGCCGGCTTGCTGGCGGTGCTTGAACCGCACAACCACAAGGAGGAGAACATCCTCTATCCCATGATTGATCAGGTCACACGCGCTGAGGAGCGGGCGGAGATTTTCGCCCGCATGAGCGCGAGCGTAAGCCATTGAAAGCGCTCAACCGTCAAACCAAACACCTGAATGCCATCGCCGAAGAACTTTTGTGAAAACTATAACACCTGAAACCACTGTCGGAGAACTCGTCCGTGCTGTGCCAGCCCGTTCGCGCATCTTTGAAAACCTCGGCGTTGATTACTGCTGCGGTGGCAAGAAGCCATTGGCGGAAATCTGTCGCGCCAAAAACCTCGATCCTGCCACGGTGATTGCCATGCTGAACGCGCTCGACCGCGCGGCGGACGTGCCGAGCGCCAATCCCGACGCGATGGGTCTGGCCGAACTGTGTGATCACATCGAGCGTGCGCATCACGATTACCTGCGCGAAGAACTGCCGCGATTGGATTTCATGACGCGCAAAGTTGCCGCCGTTCATGGCGATCGTGAAGCACGACTGCTCGAGGTGCGGCGCGTGTTTGAATCGTTCAACGCGGCGATGACGGCGCATACGGACGAGGAAGAGGCGGTCGTATTTCCGAAGATTCGGCAGTTGGCGGCGGCGAATGGAAACCGGGCGGGCATCGTGACCGAACTCAAGGCCACCTTCGCAAAGCTGGAATCCGAGCATGACAGTGCCGGCGGAGCGCTCGAACGCTTCAAGGAATTGACGGACGGTTACACCCCGCCGGACTGGGCCTGCAATACGTTCCGCGCCCTCTACGACGGCCTTCGGCAGTTGGAGCGCAACATGCACCAGCATGTTCACAAGGAGAACAATGTCCTCTTTGTAAAGGCGCTGGCCACAGAGTAACCACGGCAAAGCTTCGGCCGCCGCCGAACATGCCCGCGCCCCGATCAATCCGAACATGACGCTCAGGCAGTTGTTGCCTGGGAGGCCGTGTTCGGAAGGTGTTGGAGGGCGCCGGAGCCAACCCCCCTTCGGGCTGGAGACCGGACACGCACGGAATTCCACGAGGCCGACTGAAGATTGGCAGCCTGCTTGAAAGGACGCGGGAGCGTTCGCTGGCGGACCCTGTCAAACTTGGAGCCCAGGAGCAGAGCACCATATACCGCAGCACCCGGGATCGGGAGGGGATCGCACAGTGGAGCCGCGTTCCGATGTGAGCAATCATTGACCTCGTGCGCCCCAAGCCGGAGGCGCGAACCGCGGATTTGATTCCTTTGGCGATGCCCTCCACGTCGGCGTCCATGACGACACGCGAACCGGCCCTACCGTTG
Proteins encoded:
- a CDS encoding ferredoxin yields the protein MADKNSRLPQNVPGAWYVDSTCIDCDLCRETASSVFRRDEDNGNSIVFHQPETVEELRQAEEAMAGCPVEAIGNDASSPSAPTETADSESPGPAVVVPSVCAPDQASAKKQVVPDR
- a CDS encoding hemerythrin domain-containing protein; translated protein: MNTASINEHYTHDHDRLDELLHQFLTLKNSDRAQAATNFREFKAGLEQHIVWEEQILFPAFEGKTGMVAGPTEVMRWEHRQIRGFLESIADRLVRDDFDTTDEEAGLLAVLEPHNHKEENILYPMIDQVTRAEERAEIFARMSASVSH
- the lpdA gene encoding dihydrolipoyl dehydrogenase, producing the protein MNYDLIVIGGGPAGYVGAIRAAQVGKRVACVEKERAGGTCLNWGCIPTKSLLRNAELFHLMKQRGGEFGFSFDNLRHDWSKIIKRSRDVADKNAAGIEHLFKKNKVDYVRGEASLTDAGAVTVKSADGKTQKLEAAKILIATGVVSRPLSDFPFNGKTVISSREAMVLAKQPKDIIIIGAGAIGVEFAYFFNAFGTKVTLVEMLPDLLPLEDAEVSQALEKTFVKQGINVLAATKVVKAEATGQGVRITVEGKKSETLEAEVCLVAIGVQPLLPAGLSLQLTPRGFIQTTDRYQTSVPEVFAAGDIIGPPLLAHVASYEAIQAVEGMFTHHLPKRISFFPSCTYCQPQVASVGLTERAAREQGLKYRVGKFPFSASGKARAVGEVDGFVKLLFGEPYGELLGAHIIGAEATEMIAELGLALTLEATHEEIVASIHAHPTLSEAVHEATGQAYGAAIHL
- the ric gene encoding iron-sulfur cluster repair di-iron protein, with product MKTITPETTVGELVRAVPARSRIFENLGVDYCCGGKKPLAEICRAKNLDPATVIAMLNALDRAADVPSANPDAMGLAELCDHIERAHHDYLREELPRLDFMTRKVAAVHGDREARLLEVRRVFESFNAAMTAHTDEEEAVVFPKIRQLAAANGNRAGIVTELKATFAKLESEHDSAGGALERFKELTDGYTPPDWACNTFRALYDGLRQLERNMHQHVHKENNVLFVKALATE
- a CDS encoding multicopper oxidase domain-containing protein; its protein translation is MPHVETQLTYAPNVPPPVTRQKPAIVEVNLVAAHKVMPLSSSSDYTFWTFNDHVPGPFIRVRAGDWLQVRISNTDPSGMPHNVDFHAVTGPGGGAQVLTVTPGTTNVGWFHLLHPGLFVYHCAVPPMIDHIANGMFGLILVDPTNGLPHADRELYVMQSEFYTTNNPNGGRLLGFSHERAMEEHPTYVVFNGQSGSMFFSDAPSAKAGDRIRIYFGNAGPNLISSFHVIGTLMQNVYREGSLTDPAAHDLQTVTVSPGSSAIVEFTPVVPGIYTFLDHDMAHADKGASGQINVSGAPRLDIYRSAQDGPPTQ
- a CDS encoding NAD(P)/FAD-dependent oxidoreductase, with the translated sequence MQDEDKSEKRVVVLGAGFGGLTFCQAFNCPRARVTLVDRQNHHLFQPLLYQVATAGLSAPEIAQPIRSILSRRKHAEVLLAEVTGMDLTRREVRLNHTVMTYDYLVLALGGVTSYFGHPEWEQHAPGLKSLDDALRIRRQVLLAFERAETALDAGEQARLMTIVVVGGGATGVELAGAFAELARRVLKRDFRRIDPRRARVILLEAGPRLLPQFSEQLAAKAARRLTALGVEIHTHTRVENIGEGFLVLANGTRIESANMIWAAGVAANPLARLLGVELDRAGRVRVSPDLSVPGHPEVFVVGDMAVVQGHDGRTVPGVSPAAIQMARHVARVIARECRAGSANLSGRPAFRYWNKGTMATIGRSAAVAQIGRFEFSGWLAWAAWLLIHLVFLIGFRNRAAVLLQWIYSYFTYKRGARIITGLDSLP